The Acropora muricata isolate sample 2 chromosome 5, ASM3666990v1, whole genome shotgun sequence genome includes a window with the following:
- the LOC136916759 gene encoding substance-K receptor-like produces the protein MNNSPIDDLPKCPQVVSAVIVSSISFLSIASFLGNSMIIITFLQTSTLRTSVNYLIVNMAISDLISAATNWPLASTEGLLSTTLVIGGSTATIVCKTGLYSRAISQAVSVESLLLIVVERYIAIARPFQSVLITRRLRITLVSSTWIFALLVTFPYVWTSQIIEDENEADCRTFVKWTEIEKSVFYGVGFIIFYVVPLVVTIVLYSRIIRSLNQSRHTLEGEQPDQQKLRRAHQQNRAVMKIFLLIVSAFFICWTPLCVYIVLKKTFPASLFPTNSCQVYVVMFFYLFPSLGTVANPVILFLSSTRFSAAFKKMFNCFTRNSSLCCQSRRVAPDLAIP, from the coding sequence ATGAATAACTCCCCCATCGACGATTTACCAAAGTGTCCCCAAGTTGTCTCCGCGGTCATCGTCTCGTCCATTTCTTTTTTGAGCATTGCGTCTTTCCTAGGGAACagtatgataataataacgtttctacaaacatcAACTCTTCGAACAAGTGTTAACTATCTCATAGTTAACATGGCAATTTCAGATCTTATTTCTGCGGCAACAAACTGGCCATTGGCATCAACCGAGGGATTACTATCAACGACGCTTGTGATTGGCGGATCAACAGCTACCATTGTATGTAAAACTGGACTTTACTCTAGGGCCATTTCTCAAGCTGTCTCGGTGGAAAGTTTACTGTTGATCGTTGTGGAAAGATATATCGCCATTGCACGACCATTTCAGTCTGTTTTGATTACAAGACGATTACGAATTACCCTCGTGTCTTCAACGTGGATTTTTGCGCTGTTGGTCACCTTTCCTTATGTTTGGACCAGCCAAATCATCGAGGATGAAAATGAAGCTGATTGTCGGACGTTTGTGAAATGGACCGAAATCGAAAAATCTGTCTTCTACGGAGTAGGGTTTATAATATTTTACGTCGTTCCTCTTGTAGTAACTATTGTTCTTTATTCGCGAATTATCAGGAGTTTAAATCAGTCGAGACACACTTTGGAAGGAGAACAACCAGATCAGCAAAAGCTGCGGCGAGCTCATCAACAAAATCGTGCTGTAATGAAAATCTTCTTGTTGATTGTTAGCGCGTTTTTTATCTGCTGGACACCCCTTTGCGTTTATATTGTGCTCAAAAAAACCTTTCCAGCGTCATTATTTCCAACCAACAGCTGCCAAGTTTATGTAGTGATGTTTTTCTACCTTTTTCCATCTCTTGGCACGGTTGCCAATCCTGTAATTTTATTTCTATCGAGCACAAGGTTCTCAGCGGCATTTAAGAAAATGTTCAATTGCTTCACGCGAAATTCTTCATTGTGTTGCCAAAGTCGCCGTGTTGCACCGGATTTAGCTATTCCCTAA
- the LOC136917568 gene encoding galanin receptor 2a-like, translating into MNNSSVSSYDQQCSHVVSTLFIALMSVISIAAVIGNFLVTAAFCKSPSLRTSTNYYIVNMAVSDLLCSCFNWPLFATEGLLTRKQFITGPLAVVVCKLGMYFRGVSQVVSVLSLVLIAIDRYFAIVFPLKATLLSGKQARITLLLLTWIIPLATGTPYIAYTGVVEVDGYTFCRTTWGKMVNAIFNLAGFVLFYCTPLILMIILYSRIVKTLKMGKTMLDQINKKRQRQSQKITRIRVLMVVAFFVCWTPLCVYLSLKQFQPNMFLQDSCQTMVALFFYVFPSLSTAINPIILFSFSTNYRQALNNLACFFCSWNPFWRRVYPSRCASTQITQVIQEDKFDAPCSNLETATNLKLHKLASSSRRTSSLSPRISTVSSDCGEVI; encoded by the coding sequence ATGAACAACTCCAGTGTGTCAAGTTATGACCAGCAGTGCTCTCATGTGGTGTCAACTTTGTTCATTGCGCTAATGTCCGTCATAAGCATCGCAGCTGTCATCGGCAACTTTCTTGTCACAGCCGCATTTTGCAAGAGCCCAAGTTTACGAACAAGCACCAACTACTACATAGTCAATATGGCAGTCTCTGATCTCCTGTGCTCGTGTTTCAATTGGCCGCTGTTTGCAACGGAGGGGTTACTTACCAGGAAACAGTTCATCACGGGACCCCTAGCAGTCGTTGTCTGTAAACTTGGAATGTACTTCCGTGGTGTTTCGCAAGTGGTTTCTGTCCTTAGCTTGGTTCTAATCGCCATTGACAGATATTTCGCCATCGTGTTTCCATTGAAAGCGACGCTTTTGAGCGGAAAACAAGCTCGTATAACGCTGCTGTTACTAACTTGGATAATACCTCTTGCAACGGGTACTCCATACATTGCTTACACGGGCGTTGTAGAAGTCGATGGTTACACATTCTGCAGAACTACGTGGGGCAAAATGGTGAATGCCATTTTCAATCTTGCCGGTTTTGTTCTCTTTTATTGCACTCCGCTCATTTTAATGATTATCCTCTACAGTCGCATCgtgaaaactttaaaaatggGAAAGACAATGCTGgatcaaataaataaaaagagacaaagacaAAGTCAGAAAATTACAAGGATACGAGTGCTTATGGTAGTCGCCTTCTTCGTGTGCTGGACTCCACTTTGCGTTTACTTGTCTTTAAAACAATTTCAACCCAACATGTTTCTCCAAGATAGCTGCCAGACCATGGTAGCGTTGTTCTTTTACGTATTTCCGTCTCTCAGCACAGCCATTAACCCAATTATACTTTTCTCGTTCAGCACAAATTATCGCCAAGCCTTAAACAACTTGGCTTGTTTTTTCTGCAGCTGGAATCCGTTTTGGCGTAGAGTGTATCCCTCGAGATGCGCATCAACACAGATCACCCAGGTAATTCAAGAGGATAAGTTTGATGCACCTTGCTCAAATCTCGAAACTGCAACAAACTTGAAACTGCATAAATTAGCGAGTAGTTCTCGAAGAACTTCCAGTCTCTCTCCGAGAATATCAACCGTAAGTAGTGACTGTGGAGAGGTTATTTAA